From one Danio rerio strain Tuebingen ecotype United States chromosome 19, GRCz12tu, whole genome shotgun sequence genomic stretch:
- the LOC110438147 gene encoding uncharacterized protein isoform X2: MLQRLQPACASPDGRSQGGQLGREAAASRAGRRPRGHAEDTVPGPGMSPDASPPRQALEAARGALDLGKERGYGEGETPESSSGVAVAAVHPACNPCRVPASIVLRGGAGLGGPRGRPPVRRPRLQARHRAHTGSAHGPGETGYQDAVHPAPDHTPLPGAEEGRRGEKEEEAGEENQVASCTTGSRARRGRRSDAPRASGGFGTLPVPGPRPRAELSIFQARHCRSAGCVASGKLTLGCARSTDLLLGEFEGYQLGSEPTPRLRNNVTSKLGRIKAFLGYMARGTAEPGDFLFLNQPARIRAWAARLGQTRMAEPTRQHYLKNVAQFLDYLSETPPAACQLSSTALVLIRREVRALIRGIRRRVVVHEVRTKQAKESRLIPKASLVRCHRTAGRKIPALLDSLESNPSTRQQWRFYGFLTGYLTSISGHRCGVFQNLTIQEVEEASRSPDESAYVINITTHKTNRAFGAAQLSLNREEYSWFRRFLALRAGLPGGSQATYFFFTSRASPCRTLNKYFQSAWLSMGLPGKPTFTDVRTAIATHAKNAHSSEDRRKVAQFMCHDTSTSDKFYALHLGPLQARERRRLFERALVEEEEEEEEDGEAAGTESPPRKGRKRTETSVSPLVKITFSLAWTAERVALANFPLCVSFPGGNQQEDAAMAPCQREKPGRSPARTNRRL, translated from the exons ATGCTTCAACGTCTACAGCCGGCTTGCGCCTCACCTGACGGCCGTTCACAAGGTGGCCAACTCGGACGAGAAGCGGCTGCTTCTCGCGCTGGCCGCCGGCCGCGTGGACACGCGGAAGACACCGTGCCCGGTCCCGGGATGTCGCCGGACGCCAGCCCGCCTAGACAGGCACTTGAGGCAGCACGCGGAGCTCTCGACCTCGGGAAGGAAAGAGGCTATGGGGAGGGCGAAACGCCGGAAAGTAGCTCGGGAGTTGCAGTGGCTGCGGTCCACCCAGCCTGCAATCCCTGTCGTGTCCCAGCTAGCATCGTCCTCCGAGGGGGAGCGGGACTCGGAGGACCCAGAGGCCGGCCGCCCGTGCGCCGACCGCGGCTGCAGGCGCGCCACCGAGCGCATACAGGCTCAGCTCACGGACCTGGGGAAACAGGTTACCAAGATGCGGTCCACCCTGCTCCAGATCACACGCCTCTACCGGGAGCTGAGGAAGGGAGAAggggggagaaggaggaggaagcGGGCGAGGAGAACCAGGTCGCCTCCTGCACCACCGGCTCCCGGGCGAGGCGCGGCCGGAGGTCCGACGCCCCCCGAGCCTCCGGAGGCTTTGGAACCCTACCCGTTCCCGGACCACGTCCCCGCGCTGAGTTGAGTATATTTCAGGCACGTCACTGTCGCTCTGCTGGGTGTGTGGCTTCGGGGAAGTTGACTCTTGGTTGTGCTCGTTCCACAGACCTTCTCTTGGGGGAGTTCGAAGGGTACCAACTGGGCAGCGAGCCCACCCCCCGCCTGCGGAACAACGTCACTTCGAAGCTGGGGAGAATCAAAGCCTTCCTTGGTTACATGGCCAGGGGCACCGCGGAGCCAGGGGACTTCCTCTTCCTCAACCAACCAGCCCGAATCCGAGCGTGGGCCGCCCGGCTAGGTCAGACGCGCATGGCCGAGCCCACCAGGCAGCACTACCTGAAGAACGTGGCTCAGTTCCTAGACTACCTCTCGGAGACGCCGCCGGCCGCCTGTCAGCTCTCCAGCACGGCTCTGGTTCTGATTCGAAGGGAGGTCAGAGCCCTCATCCGCGGCATACGCCGGCGTGTCGTCGTGCACGAGGTAAGGACCAAGCAGGCGAAGGAAAGCCGACTGATCCCCAAGGCCAGCCTGGTGCGCTGTCACCGGACCGCTGGGAGGAAAATTCCCGCCCTGCTAG ATAGCCTCGAATCCAACCCAAGCACTAGGCAACAGTGGCGCTTCTATGGCTTTCTGACTGGCTACCTAACCTCCATCTCTGGGCACCGCTGTGGAGTCTTCCAGAATCTCACAATCCAGGAGGTTGAAGAGGCCTCCAGAAGCCCCGACGAGTCTGCTTATGTCATTAAC ATTACcactcacaaaacaaacagagcCTTTGGGGCGGCTCAGCTGTCCCTAAACAGGGAGGAATACAGCTGGTTCCGCAGGTTTTTGGCGCTGCGGGCTGGTCTCCCCGGAGGGAGCCAGGCTAcctatttctttttcacttccaGAGCCAGTCCTTGTCGGACCCTGAACAAGTACTTTCAGTCTGCTTGGCTCAGTATGGGCCTTCCAGGCAAACCCACCTTTACTGACGTACGCACTGCGATCGCGACTCAT GCAAAGAATGCACACTCTTCAGaggatcgccgcaaggtggcgcaattcatgtgccatgacacttcaacctcagataagttctacgcacttcacctcggacctctccaagcacgcgagcgccgcagactctttgaaagggccctggtggaggaggaggaggaggaggaggaggatggggagGCAGCGGGCACTGAAAGCCCCCCGCGGAAAGGGCGCAAGAGGACGGAGACTTCCGTCTCTCCCCTGGTAAAAATCACATTCTCTTTGGCGTGGACAGCAGAACGTGTGGCATTGGCTAACTTCCCTTTATGTGTCTCTTTTCCAGGAGGGAACCAGCAGGAGGACGCTGCCATGGCGCCCTGCCAAAGGGAAAAGCCAGGGCGCTCGCCCGCTCGAACAAACAGAAGACTCTGA